In a single window of the Rhopalosiphum padi isolate XX-2018 chromosome 1, ASM2088224v1, whole genome shotgun sequence genome:
- the LOC132917542 gene encoding uncharacterized protein LOC132917542: MDLMEDDSLTYLCDASRSFALLNNCVCYSICYIYAYYGRQYFQNYNLQWSTDFKNNLMLFFENMNTSEKMYLLLSACLLVLMISMIFVNHKFRFKSKPSVFTIKLWLKVHVVIFYFVLISFTIPSLTTITKKYDVLLVGIIVGAILAYEIYVVKCLYDEVRLQNTTVLNLINLSSMRHSAQFTSQNSHLVMVYSTMALMPYFLWILFILGKRTNRRPTPPNYMLIQV; this comes from the exons atggaCTTGATGGAGGATGATTCGCTAACATATTTGTGCGATGCATCCAGAAGCTTCGCTCTTTTGAACAAC tgtGTGTGTTACAGTATCTGTTACATCTATGCATATTACGGtagacaatattttcagaactaCAACCTACAATGGAGCACag attTCAAGAACAATTTGATGCTATTCTTTGAAAACATGAATACATCagaaaaaatgtacttattgcTTTCTGCGTGTTTATTGGTGTTGATGATATCAATGATTTTTGTTAATCATAAATTCAGATTCAAATCTAAA CCCAGCGTCTTTACGATCAAGCTATGGTTAAAAGTACATGTGgtgattttttatttcgttcTGATTTCCTTCACTATACCGTCATTAACTACGATAACGAAAAAGTACGATGTGTTACTGGTTGGAATTATAGTCGGCG CGATTTTAGCTTATGAAATATACGTGGTCAAATGTCTGTACGACGAGGTACGTCTTCAGAACACGACCGTTCTTAATTTAATCAACCTCAGTTCTATGCGACACTCAGCCCAGTTTACGAGTCAAAATTCGCATCTAGTAATGGTTTATTCGACCATGGCGCTCATGCCGTACTTTCTCTGGATACTTTTTATACTCGGAAAACGGACAAATAGAAGGCCCACGCCGCCCAATTATATGCTCATCCAGGTATAG